Proteins from one Catenuloplanes atrovinosus genomic window:
- a CDS encoding Atu4866 domain-containing protein, with product MLFTGVHVHGPSATTTIDVVVADGVVTRVVVADGVVARSGATGDVIDGRGLGMIAIVPAPDGCGHMVRAVEPGIAANLLLVPQRVMPELGTPWWRVIISRGDLRALLSRGRIVVRDGEPLDRSAHPDGARVGVWIDRADWLHQELLPQGRYDETRGGRRHAYTGRYWLDGDRIDYLDDTRFYAFGDFISDELYHADFIMRLRRP from the coding sequence ATGCTGTTCACCGGTGTCCACGTCCACGGCCCATCCGCGACCACGACCATCGATGTCGTGGTCGCCGACGGCGTGGTGACTCGTGTCGTAGTGGCCGACGGCGTGGTCGCCCGCTCCGGCGCGACCGGTGACGTCATCGACGGGCGGGGTCTCGGGATGATCGCCATTGTTCCCGCTCCGGACGGCTGCGGTCACATGGTCCGCGCTGTGGAGCCCGGCATCGCGGCAAACCTGCTCCTGGTGCCGCAGCGCGTCATGCCGGAACTCGGCACCCCCTGGTGGAGGGTCATCATCAGCCGCGGCGACCTGCGCGCCCTGCTGAGCCGCGGACGGATCGTGGTCCGCGACGGTGAACCCCTCGACCGGTCCGCCCACCCGGACGGCGCGCGCGTCGGCGTCTGGATCGACCGCGCGGACTGGCTGCACCAGGAACTGCTGCCGCAGGGCCGATACGACGAGACCCGAGGTGGGCGCCGGCACGCGTACACCGGCCGCTACTGGCTCGACGGCGACCGCATCGACTATCTCGACGACACCAGGTTCTACGCCTTCGGTGACTTCATCAGCGACGAGCTCTACCACGCGGATTTCATCATGCGGCTGCGGCGGCCCTGA
- a CDS encoding sensor histidine kinase — MTISSRMGRGELVIEVADTGSGIADTDLPHIFERFWRADQSRSRHTGGSGLGLAVVRKLAEAHGGRVSVVSSPGRGSTFTVHLPVGGDTSEA, encoded by the coding sequence GTGACGATCTCCTCCCGGATGGGCCGTGGCGAACTGGTCATCGAGGTGGCCGATACCGGCTCCGGCATCGCGGACACCGACCTACCCCACATCTTCGAGCGCTTCTGGCGCGCCGACCAATCCCGCAGCCGCCACACCGGGGGCAGCGGACTGGGGCTGGCCGTGGTGCGGAAGCTGGCCGAGGCCCACGGCGGGCGCGTCAGTGTCGTCAGCAGTCCCGGCCGAGGAAGCACGTTCACCGTCCACCTGCCAGTCGGCGGCGACACCAGCGAAGCGTGA
- a CDS encoding S8 family serine peptidase: protein MATSLRALSALTLSLILTAVGLGGPAQARADTPLLDLGLLREGRTPSALTGGAALRPNAASAALTDGQYVVRLREAPVTSYDGGVAGLAATKPAAGQELQPHSAAAEKYRAHLNEAQRDVLDDLGVKARQTYTTAFNGFTAKLTGAQATELAKDPRVAAVSKAQIVKVDAATLGGPGKTAGTAAKTQPVPGKGSGVVIGVIDTGIWPESASFASTMPAPKGWHGTCQVGDGFPASACNGKIVGARYFADGWLEMAGELPKGEILSARDMEGHGTHTASTAAGLPVAHAMVLGRDLGKISGVAPDAQIAVYKALWGGSGTDADIIAAIDAAVADGVDVINYSIGNEMGDYQPNSPIGNAFLNAYLAGVFVAASAGNDGMSGMVSNTQPWVTTVGAAVARANEATVRLGDGTKIVGASMDVLPARGQTPIVFADRAGSVANGAQFCRDGSLDAAKIKGKIVACDFNNSAQAVEEVKSKGGVGVVLFQTAGNARLNIIYDFPTVYLWSAEQAGQIFNYLWAHRDDGTATLTTGADKSSLVGLPSVAGLSSYGPDQMHTGVQKPDLVADGVDVIAAVSPMAGGRLFDAYSGTSMAAPHVAGMAAILRAQHPGWSPGAIASALRTTAVDTKGTNSPLRQGSGLPLISRATDPGLVVEPTTASLTAFASAATPDGKELNLPSIALREYDGLHPVVVKRSFTNVGKHTETYKANVEGLTGMDVTITPKTFTVHPGATMTVTIKLARGKATWDRYATGSLLLSSAQHRVRLTVTARPWGLTPRPYDDTGLEFARVGGLGQAFLEPGFTGPLAARTTGYTPVKWADKQISTNVTGGSFTPGGIGTQGTQIVVPRGTAGLIVQTASDDPNKNFDLYLYKDDKLVERSWAFWHSNERIARFFPEPGVYMAYVHVQSTDAADVPYRLGVTAVAADANHRNATITAPPEVTRGGAGQVILNPVGPQPDQEQWAYVEFRTGRTVVPGVLISSR, encoded by the coding sequence GTGGCCACGAGCCTTCGAGCGCTGTCTGCGCTCACTCTTTCTCTCATCCTGACCGCAGTCGGTCTGGGTGGGCCAGCGCAGGCCCGGGCGGATACACCCCTGCTCGACCTGGGACTTCTGCGCGAAGGACGGACTCCGTCGGCGCTCACCGGCGGCGCCGCGCTTCGCCCGAACGCCGCAAGCGCCGCCCTCACCGACGGTCAGTACGTGGTCCGGCTGCGCGAGGCGCCCGTCACCTCGTACGACGGCGGGGTGGCCGGCCTTGCCGCCACCAAGCCGGCGGCCGGGCAGGAACTCCAGCCGCACTCGGCCGCCGCGGAGAAATACCGCGCGCACCTGAACGAAGCCCAGCGTGATGTGCTCGACGACCTCGGGGTGAAGGCGCGGCAGACCTACACGACAGCCTTCAACGGGTTCACTGCGAAGCTGACCGGTGCCCAAGCGACGGAGCTGGCCAAGGACCCCCGCGTAGCCGCCGTCAGCAAGGCGCAGATCGTCAAAGTCGACGCGGCAACGCTCGGCGGTCCCGGCAAGACAGCCGGGACCGCCGCGAAGACGCAGCCGGTGCCCGGCAAGGGGTCCGGAGTCGTCATTGGGGTCATCGACACCGGCATCTGGCCAGAAAGCGCGTCCTTCGCGTCGACCATGCCCGCGCCAAAGGGCTGGCACGGCACCTGCCAGGTGGGTGACGGCTTCCCAGCCAGTGCCTGCAACGGCAAGATCGTCGGGGCCCGCTACTTCGCGGACGGTTGGTTGGAGATGGCCGGGGAACTGCCAAAGGGCGAGATCCTCTCCGCCCGTGACATGGAAGGTCACGGCACCCACACAGCATCGACCGCGGCCGGCCTGCCCGTCGCACACGCGATGGTGCTGGGCCGCGACCTCGGGAAGATCTCCGGAGTGGCGCCGGACGCGCAGATCGCGGTCTACAAGGCCCTGTGGGGCGGCTCCGGCACCGACGCCGACATCATCGCGGCGATCGACGCGGCGGTCGCCGATGGCGTCGACGTCATCAACTACTCCATCGGCAACGAGATGGGCGACTACCAGCCGAACAGCCCGATCGGCAACGCGTTCCTCAACGCCTACCTGGCCGGCGTCTTCGTGGCGGCCTCGGCCGGCAACGACGGCATGTCCGGCATGGTCAGCAACACCCAGCCGTGGGTCACCACCGTAGGCGCCGCGGTCGCGCGGGCCAACGAGGCGACCGTGCGCCTCGGCGACGGTACGAAGATCGTCGGCGCCTCGATGGACGTGCTGCCCGCGCGGGGCCAGACCCCGATCGTCTTCGCCGACCGGGCCGGCTCGGTCGCGAACGGCGCCCAGTTCTGTCGCGACGGCAGCCTCGACGCCGCAAAGATCAAAGGCAAGATCGTGGCCTGCGACTTCAACAACTCGGCTCAGGCCGTCGAGGAGGTCAAGTCCAAAGGCGGCGTGGGAGTCGTGCTCTTCCAGACGGCCGGAAACGCGCGCCTCAACATCATCTACGACTTCCCCACGGTCTACCTGTGGAGCGCCGAGCAGGCCGGACAGATCTTCAACTACCTGTGGGCGCACCGGGACGACGGCACCGCAACCCTGACGACCGGCGCTGACAAGTCGAGCCTGGTGGGGCTGCCGAGCGTGGCCGGCCTCTCCTCGTACGGGCCGGACCAGATGCACACCGGAGTGCAAAAGCCCGACCTCGTCGCGGACGGCGTCGACGTGATCGCGGCGGTGTCGCCGATGGCCGGCGGGAGGCTCTTCGACGCCTACTCCGGCACCTCGATGGCCGCGCCGCACGTGGCCGGCATGGCCGCGATCCTGCGCGCCCAGCACCCCGGCTGGTCGCCGGGCGCAATTGCCTCGGCACTGCGGACCACGGCGGTTGACACGAAGGGGACCAACAGCCCGCTGCGGCAGGGTTCAGGCCTGCCACTCATTTCCCGCGCCACCGACCCCGGCCTGGTAGTCGAGCCGACCACGGCCTCGCTGACCGCCTTCGCGTCGGCGGCGACGCCGGACGGCAAAGAGCTCAACCTGCCCTCGATCGCACTGCGGGAGTACGACGGCCTGCACCCCGTGGTCGTGAAGCGCAGCTTCACCAACGTCGGCAAGCACACCGAGACCTACAAGGCGAACGTCGAGGGCCTGACTGGCATGGACGTCACGATCACCCCTAAGACCTTCACCGTACATCCGGGCGCCACCATGACCGTCACGATCAAGCTGGCCCGCGGCAAGGCCACCTGGGACCGCTACGCCACCGGCTCGCTGCTTCTCAGCAGCGCCCAGCACCGGGTGCGGCTCACCGTCACGGCCCGGCCATGGGGTCTCACGCCACGGCCCTACGACGACACCGGCCTCGAGTTCGCCCGGGTCGGTGGGCTCGGGCAGGCCTTCCTGGAGCCGGGTTTCACCGGGCCGCTGGCCGCGCGTACCACCGGATACACCCCGGTCAAATGGGCGGACAAGCAGATCAGCACGAACGTGACGGGCGGCTCCTTCACCCCTGGTGGCATCGGGACGCAGGGCACTCAGATCGTGGTGCCGCGCGGAACAGCAGGCCTGATCGTGCAGACCGCGTCGGACGACCCGAACAAAAACTTCGATCTGTATCTATACAAGGACGACAAACTGGTCGAGCGGAGCTGGGCGTTCTGGCACAGCAATGAGCGGATCGCGCGATTCTTCCCGGAGCCGGGCGTGTACATGGCATACGTGCACGTGCAGTCGACGGACGCCGCCGACGTGCCCTACCGGCTCGGGGTGACGGCGGTCGCAGCCGACGCCAACCATCGCAACGCGACGATCACCGCGCCGCCGGAGGTCACGCGGGGCGGGGCGGGGCAGGTCATCCTGAACCCGGTCGGCCCGCAGCCCGACCAGGAGCAGTGGGCCTACGTCGAATTCCGCACCGGCCGCACGGTCGTGCCAGGAGTGCTGATCAGTTCGCGCTAA